In Equus caballus isolate H_3958 breed thoroughbred chromosome 7, TB-T2T, whole genome shotgun sequence, one DNA window encodes the following:
- the C7H19orf38 gene encoding protein HIDE1, with product MPWTVLLFAAGSLAIPAPTILLVSPHPSSQEDPIYIECEAPEGYPGANFTLYQGEHVVQLLQAPADQFKVTFNLSGSSRDPSRGPFNCQYGVLGEHMRPQLSEHSDTVDIPPGSTRILVLSLSLAGALLLLAGLVTLAVVVRKVKVKKLQKKRERESCWAQMNFDTTDMSFDNSLFAISSKMTSEEDAATVDARPGSAVTPGHSESQNRPSSTSSSPEPREFSTFRGCQ from the exons ATGCCCTGGACCGTCCTGCTCTTTGCAGCCG GCTCCTTGGCGATCCCAGCGCCGACCATTCTGCTGGTGTCCCCACATCCCAGCAGCCAAGAGGACCCCATCTACATCGAGTGCGAGGCCCCCGAGGGCTACCCAGGGGCCAATTTCACGTTGTATCAAGGGGAGCATGTGGTCCAGCTCCTGCAGGCCCCCGCGGACCAGTTCAAGGTCACCTTCAACCTGAGTGGCAGCAGCAGGGACCCTTCTCGGGGACCCTTCAACTGCCAGTATGGCGTGCTCGGCGAACACATGCGGCCCCAGCTGTCGGAGCACAGCGACACCGTGGACATCCCCCCAG GGTCCACTAGGATCCTGGTGCTCTCCTTGAGCCTGGCTggagccctcctcctcctcgctgGGCTGGTGACCTTGGCCGTGGTGGTCCGGAAAG TTAAAGTCAAAAAATTGCAGAAGAAAAG AGAGCGAGAGTCCTGCTGGGCCCAGATGAACTTCGACACCACAG ACATGTCCTTTGATAACTCCCTGTTTGCCATCTCGTCG aaaatgactTCAGAAGAAGATGCAGCCACCGTGGATGCTCGCCCAGGCTCTGCTGTGACGCCTGGCCACTCTGAGTCCCAGAACAGGCCCTCTTCCACGTCATCCTCGCCGGAGCCCCGAGAATTCAGCACCTTCCGGGGCTGCCAGTGA
- the TMED1 gene encoding transmembrane emp24 domain-containing protein 1, translating into MMAAGAALALALWLLLPPAGVGGAGPPPIQDGEFTFLLPAGRKQCFYQSAPANASLETEYQVIGGAGLDVDFTLESPQGVLLVSESRKADGVHTVEPTEAGDYRLCFDNSFSTISEKLVFFELIFDSLQDDEEVEGWAEAVEPEEMLDVKMEDIKESIETMRTRLERSIQMLTLLRAFEARDRNLQEGNLERVNFWSAVNVAVLLLVAVLQVCTLKRFFQDKRPVPT; encoded by the exons ATGATGGCGGCCGGCGCGGCCCTAGCCTTAGCCCTGTGGCTACTACTGCCGCCagcgggggtgggaggggcagggccccCGCCGATCCAGGACGGCGAGTTCACGTTCCTGCTGCCTGCGGGGAGGAAGCAGTGTTTCTACCAGTCCGCGCCGGCCAACGCCAGCCTCGAGACCGAGTACCAG GTGATCGGAGGAGCCGGGCTGGACGTGGATTTCACGCTGGAGAGCCCTCAGGGCGTGCTGCTGGTCAGCGAGTCCCGCAAGGCAGACGGGGTGCACAC GGTGGAGCCCACGGAGGCCGGGGACTACAGGCTGTGCTTTGACAACTCCTTCAGCACCATCTCGGAGAAGCTGGTGTTCTTCGAGCTCATCTTTGACAGCCTGCAGGACGATGAGGAGGtggagggctgggcagaggccGTGGAGCCCGAGGAGATGCTGGACGTCAAGATGGAGGACATCAAG GAGTCCATCGAGACCATGAGGACCCGGCTGGAGCGCAGCATCCAGATGCTGACGCTGCTGCGGGCCTTCGAGGCGCGTGACCGCAACCTGCAGGAGGGCAACCTGGAGCGGGTCAACTTCTGGTCGGCCGTGAACGTGGCCGTGCTGCTGCTGGTGGCCGTGCTGCAGGTCTGCACGCTCAAGCGCTTCTTCCAGGACAAGCGCCCTGTGCCTACGTAG